From one Mycolicibacterium sp. HK-90 genomic stretch:
- a CDS encoding LuxR family transcriptional regulator, translated as MSASPLPNLVGRQRECTRLADLLSGLRRGESAVSVIRGEAGIGKSVLLDYTAAQASGMTVTTARGIEADMELAYAGLHQLCAPFLGALDSLPVPQRDALRVAFGLAVGDPPDRFLVGLAVLTLLTRASETRPVLVIVDDAQWLDQVSVLTLEFVARRLLAEAVAMVFAVRDPEGHAVLKELPELRLGGLDPVAAGELLEAAVDGRLEEPVRDRLVAETSGNPLALLELYRGRSAAELAYGVEAGPAASRQSVSSRIEQDFADRINLLPGPTRTLLLIAAAEPVGEARLLLRAAEALDIVPDAAPAKAAGLIEFGESVRFRHPLVRSAVYGQADPDERRAVHRALAAVTDPVLDPDRCAWHAAEAADGPDEEVAAGLDHAAGRARQRGGMAAEAVLLERATELTPDVWQRGRRALAAAEAHFSAAAPDRATELATLASLCPLDPLDQARLARLRARILFGRSRSDEAAPLLLDAAAQFTAAGSPLARETYLEAISATVFAGRVHGPAGAKAAAVAARASGASPSNSEAADLLLDGVATLLADGYETGVPALRRAFEPFAQEELRSREATMRWLLLVPVALESFIHYGWDLPAWDTFATRAVRLARDIGALGVLPPALIYLGGVHIHHGDFATAARMIDEADAISAATGQTPHAYASLVLAAWRGEEEAAAGPIAEAKARAAQHGEVSLLGVAGYVQGVLYNGLARYDEALAVARAGVEHDGYNFTGLSLVEHVEAAVRCGELETARTSLDRLVELTRAADSGWARGVSARSRALFADGDEADALYRTAIEELARDRVVVEVARTHLLYGEWLRRNRRRVLAREQLRTAHEMFDGMGATAFAERARRELTATGEHVRTRETGPTTSLTPQEAQIAALAATGMTNPKIGAELFLSPHTVEWHLRKVYTKLGIGSRRELPGALATSG; from the coding sequence ATGAGTGCCAGTCCGTTGCCCAACCTGGTTGGCAGGCAACGCGAGTGCACTCGATTGGCCGATCTGCTCAGCGGTTTGCGCCGTGGTGAATCCGCGGTCTCGGTGATCCGGGGCGAGGCCGGTATCGGGAAATCGGTGTTGTTGGACTACACCGCGGCCCAGGCCTCGGGGATGACCGTGACCACCGCCCGCGGGATCGAGGCGGACATGGAGCTCGCCTATGCCGGCCTACACCAGCTGTGCGCTCCATTCCTCGGCGCGCTGGATTCGTTGCCCGTGCCCCAACGCGATGCGCTCCGGGTCGCCTTCGGGTTGGCCGTCGGCGACCCGCCGGACCGCTTCCTGGTCGGTCTGGCGGTGTTGACCCTGCTCACCCGCGCCTCGGAGACCCGGCCGGTGCTGGTCATCGTCGACGACGCCCAGTGGCTGGATCAGGTTTCGGTGCTGACCCTGGAGTTCGTGGCACGCCGGCTGTTGGCCGAGGCCGTCGCGATGGTCTTCGCGGTCCGCGACCCGGAGGGCCACGCGGTGCTCAAGGAACTGCCCGAGTTGCGGCTCGGTGGACTCGACCCCGTGGCGGCCGGCGAACTGTTGGAGGCCGCGGTCGACGGCCGGCTGGAGGAGCCGGTGCGGGACCGGCTGGTGGCCGAGACCTCCGGCAATCCGCTCGCGCTGCTCGAGCTCTACCGCGGTCGCAGCGCCGCGGAGCTGGCCTATGGCGTCGAGGCGGGCCCGGCGGCCAGCCGGCAATCGGTGTCGAGCCGCATCGAACAGGACTTCGCCGACCGGATAAACCTGCTGCCGGGGCCGACCCGGACGCTGCTGCTGATCGCGGCCGCCGAGCCCGTGGGGGAGGCCCGACTGCTGCTGCGCGCGGCCGAGGCGCTCGACATCGTTCCCGACGCCGCACCGGCCAAGGCGGCCGGGCTGATCGAATTCGGCGAGTCGGTGCGGTTCCGTCACCCGCTGGTGCGCTCAGCGGTGTACGGCCAGGCCGACCCCGATGAGCGCCGCGCGGTGCACCGCGCCTTGGCGGCCGTCACCGACCCGGTGCTCGATCCCGACCGCTGCGCGTGGCACGCGGCGGAAGCGGCCGACGGGCCCGACGAAGAGGTCGCGGCAGGCTTGGACCACGCGGCGGGCCGGGCGCGCCAGCGCGGCGGGATGGCGGCCGAAGCGGTTCTGCTGGAACGTGCCACCGAGCTGACCCCGGATGTCTGGCAGCGCGGACGACGGGCGCTCGCGGCCGCCGAGGCACATTTCTCGGCCGCCGCCCCGGATCGCGCCACCGAGCTGGCCACCCTGGCCAGCCTGTGCCCGCTCGACCCGTTGGACCAGGCCCGGCTGGCGCGTCTGCGGGCCCGAATCCTGTTCGGCCGCAGTCGTAGCGACGAAGCGGCGCCGTTGCTGCTCGACGCCGCGGCACAGTTCACAGCCGCCGGGTCGCCACTGGCCCGCGAGACCTATCTGGAGGCGATCAGCGCGACTGTCTTCGCCGGCCGGGTCCACGGCCCGGCCGGTGCCAAGGCCGCGGCAGTCGCTGCCCGGGCCTCCGGCGCTTCGCCGTCGAACTCCGAGGCCGCGGACCTGCTGCTCGACGGCGTTGCCACCCTGTTGGCCGACGGCTACGAGACCGGTGTGCCCGCGTTGCGCCGGGCCTTCGAACCCTTTGCCCAGGAGGAACTGCGCAGCCGCGAGGCGACGATGCGATGGCTGCTGCTGGTGCCCGTCGCGCTGGAATCGTTCATCCACTACGGCTGGGATCTGCCCGCGTGGGACACCTTCGCCACCCGTGCGGTGCGTCTGGCCCGCGACATCGGCGCGCTCGGCGTGCTGCCGCCGGCGCTGATCTACCTGGGCGGTGTCCACATCCACCATGGCGACTTCGCCACGGCGGCCCGCATGATCGACGAGGCCGACGCGATCTCCGCCGCCACCGGACAGACCCCGCACGCCTACGCCTCGCTGGTGCTGGCCGCTTGGCGGGGTGAGGAGGAGGCCGCTGCCGGCCCGATCGCGGAGGCCAAGGCCCGGGCTGCCCAGCACGGCGAGGTATCGCTGCTAGGGGTCGCCGGCTATGTCCAGGGCGTGCTGTACAACGGCCTGGCCCGGTACGACGAGGCACTCGCGGTGGCCCGGGCCGGCGTCGAACACGACGGCTACAACTTCACCGGGCTGTCGTTGGTCGAGCATGTCGAGGCCGCGGTGCGGTGCGGTGAGCTCGAGACGGCACGGACGTCGCTGGATCGTCTGGTCGAACTGACCCGCGCCGCCGATTCCGGCTGGGCCCGGGGCGTCAGCGCGCGCAGCCGGGCCCTTTTCGCCGACGGTGACGAGGCGGACGCGCTGTACCGCACGGCGATCGAGGAACTTGCCCGCGACCGCGTGGTCGTCGAGGTGGCCCGCACCCATCTGCTGTATGGCGAATGGCTGCGCCGGAACCGCCGTCGGGTGCTGGCGCGGGAGCAGCTCCGCACCGCGCACGAGATGTTCGACGGCATGGGGGCCACGGCGTTCGCCGAGCGGGCGCGGCGCGAACTGACGGCCACCGGTGAGCACGTGCGGACCCGGGAAACCGGGCCGACGACCAGTCTGACCCCGCAGGAGGCGCAGATCGCCGCGTTGGCGGCCACCGGGATGACCAATCCGAAGATCGGCGCGGAGCTGTTCCTCAGCCCGCACACCGTGGAGTGGCACCTGCGCAAGGTGTACACGAAACTCGGCATCGGCTCCCGCCGCGAACTGCCGGGCGCGCTGGCCACCTCCGGCTAG
- a CDS encoding FAD-binding protein, whose amino-acid sequence MSPREHQLATSVLVVGVGGAGLRSAIELAESGVAVTVVGKHIPDDDHTGLTLTGINAALDAADGWEQHAADTLMSSCLLADPRTVQRVAQGAAQGIHDLERFGMRFERHDAGRITGAHPYRRRADAGEVQRVLREHAVRLGIPVLSTFYVTQILVNDGAVFGAYGFDLVDGARYLVHADAVILATGGHTRLWRRTSARRDENTGDSFRLAAEAGARLRDAELVQFRPFGLLTPENAAGTLISDSVCDEGGVLLNTAGERFMSRYDPERMERAGRDRVAMASYAEIQAGRGTRAGGVWLDLSHLAAERVVTRLPHVYQTVLDVQGRDITRDPVEVAPTAHYSLGGVAVRPQDHGTEVDGLFVSGEATTGLHGAGPLDGNSLIAVMVYGRLTGQAAADYSARLTAQRRSLAAIRAAEAQVDRLLTADGSENIRGLQRAVRNLMTEHAGVVRHEAGLLDGLAELEKIESRMADVGVHTDISGFADLAHAFDLRSAVLSARATLECALERRETRGCHIRSDYPDLDPALQVNLAWSPQASIRHEPVAPIPTDLAELMR is encoded by the coding sequence ATGTCACCCCGCGAACATCAGCTGGCCACGTCTGTCCTCGTGGTGGGGGTCGGCGGGGCCGGTCTGCGGTCGGCCATCGAACTCGCCGAGTCAGGGGTGGCGGTGACGGTGGTGGGTAAGCACATCCCCGATGACGACCACACCGGTCTGACCCTCACCGGGATCAACGCGGCGCTGGACGCAGCCGACGGCTGGGAGCAGCACGCGGCTGACACGCTGATGTCGAGCTGCCTGCTGGCCGATCCACGCACGGTGCAGCGCGTCGCCCAGGGGGCCGCGCAAGGCATCCACGACCTGGAGCGCTTCGGCATGCGCTTCGAAAGACACGACGCCGGCCGGATCACCGGGGCCCATCCGTACCGGCGTAGGGCCGACGCCGGCGAGGTGCAGCGCGTCCTGCGCGAACACGCGGTGCGCCTCGGGATCCCGGTCCTCTCGACGTTCTACGTCACCCAGATCCTGGTGAACGACGGAGCGGTCTTCGGGGCCTACGGTTTCGATCTGGTCGACGGCGCGCGTTACCTGGTGCACGCCGACGCGGTGATCCTGGCGACGGGCGGACATACCCGGCTGTGGCGGCGGACGTCGGCCCGCCGGGACGAGAACACCGGCGACTCGTTCCGGCTCGCCGCCGAGGCGGGGGCCCGGTTGCGGGACGCCGAGCTGGTGCAGTTTCGGCCGTTCGGCTTGCTCACACCCGAGAACGCGGCGGGGACACTGATCAGCGATTCGGTGTGCGACGAGGGCGGAGTGCTGCTGAACACCGCGGGCGAGCGGTTCATGTCGCGGTACGACCCCGAGCGGATGGAACGTGCCGGTCGCGACCGGGTCGCGATGGCGTCCTACGCCGAGATCCAGGCGGGGCGCGGCACCCGGGCCGGCGGGGTCTGGCTGGACCTGTCGCACCTGGCCGCCGAGCGGGTCGTGACGCGGCTGCCGCACGTCTACCAGACCGTGCTCGACGTTCAGGGACGGGACATCACCCGGGACCCGGTCGAGGTGGCCCCGACCGCGCACTACTCATTGGGCGGGGTCGCGGTACGTCCACAAGATCACGGCACCGAGGTCGACGGGCTGTTTGTCTCCGGCGAAGCCACCACCGGGCTGCACGGAGCGGGCCCACTGGACGGGAACTCCTTGATCGCGGTGATGGTCTACGGCCGGCTGACCGGGCAGGCCGCGGCGGACTACTCGGCACGGCTCACCGCCCAGCGTCGCTCACTGGCGGCGATCCGGGCCGCCGAGGCGCAGGTCGACCGGCTGCTGACCGCCGATGGCAGTGAGAACATCCGGGGGTTGCAGCGCGCGGTGCGCAACCTGATGACCGAGCACGCCGGCGTGGTGCGCCACGAGGCGGGCCTGCTCGACGGATTGGCGGAACTGGAGAAAATCGAATCCCGGATGGCCGACGTGGGGGTACACACCGATATCAGCGGTTTCGCGGATCTGGCACACGCCTTCGATCTGAGGTCCGCGGTGCTGTCCGCGCGGGCGACGCTCGAGTGCGCGCTGGAACGACGCGAGACACGGGGCTGCCACATCCGTTCTGACTATCCGGATCTCGACCCAGCACTACAGGTGAACCTGGCGTGGTCCCCACAGGCCAGCATACGGCACGAGCCCGTCGCGCCTATCCCCACCGACCTCGCCGAGTTGATGCGATAG
- a CDS encoding guanylate cyclase, with protein MKANTVALTKALEETRTGDIWLFRGGSGPDRAIQTLTNSPVNHVGMTVAIDDLPPLIWHAELGDKLLDMWTGTNHRGVQLNDARQVVERWSHSYGQRCWLRQLTPFASREQEDELLKVIARMNGTAFPTTARLTGRWLRGRIPVVSDFTRGIPFVHKKVRESAERKKAQNRQVGLETAYCAETVAITYEQMGLLSTEKHYNWFDPGSFWSGDELPLAAGYALGDEISVLID; from the coding sequence GTGAAAGCGAACACGGTGGCTTTGACCAAGGCGCTTGAGGAGACCCGCACCGGTGACATCTGGCTGTTTCGCGGGGGCTCCGGGCCGGACCGGGCGATCCAGACCCTGACCAACAGCCCCGTCAACCATGTCGGCATGACAGTGGCAATCGACGACCTGCCGCCGCTGATCTGGCACGCCGAGCTCGGCGACAAGCTGCTCGACATGTGGACCGGCACCAACCATCGCGGGGTGCAGCTGAATGACGCCCGCCAGGTCGTCGAACGCTGGTCCCACAGCTATGGGCAGCGCTGCTGGTTGCGTCAGCTCACCCCGTTCGCGTCGCGTGAGCAGGAGGACGAGCTGCTCAAGGTGATCGCCCGGATGAACGGCACCGCGTTCCCCACCACGGCCCGGCTGACCGGTCGCTGGCTGCGGGGGCGGATACCTGTCGTCAGCGACTTCACCCGTGGAATTCCCTTCGTCCACAAGAAGGTTCGGGAGTCAGCCGAACGCAAGAAGGCGCAGAATCGCCAGGTCGGGTTGGAGACCGCCTACTGCGCCGAGACCGTGGCCATCACCTATGAGCAGATGGGCCTGCTGAGCACCGAGAAGCACTACAACTGGTTCGATCCCGGCTCGTTCTGGAGCGGTGACGAGTTGCCCCTGGCCGCCGGTTACGCGCTGGGCGACGAGATCTCGGTGCTCATCGACTAG
- a CDS encoding GNAT family N-acetyltransferase, translated as MTIADRLPEDDGDVRVRQLRHGDAEAFAAGTKDAGVRRYGHLPLADYSPDIVREQIDGVIAQGLDDGSLAVLAIADASSDRFLGSIVLFDFRADHAEVGFWLCPEARGRGVAQKAMRLIADVAADAGLTQLRARTAPENNGSIRALEGVGFVQTDGPREERTPSGELATVLAFERSVVEDRA; from the coding sequence GTGACGATCGCCGACCGGCTACCCGAAGACGACGGCGATGTGCGAGTTCGGCAGCTACGCCATGGTGACGCAGAGGCTTTCGCCGCGGGCACCAAGGATGCCGGGGTGCGAAGGTACGGGCACTTACCGCTTGCCGATTACTCGCCGGACATCGTGCGGGAGCAGATCGACGGCGTCATCGCGCAGGGACTGGATGACGGCTCGCTCGCGGTTCTGGCCATCGCGGACGCGTCGTCCGACCGATTCTTGGGCAGTATTGTCCTGTTCGACTTCCGCGCCGATCACGCCGAGGTCGGCTTCTGGCTGTGCCCGGAGGCGCGAGGACGTGGCGTGGCGCAGAAAGCCATGCGGCTCATCGCCGACGTGGCGGCCGATGCCGGGCTGACCCAGCTGAGGGCGCGCACCGCTCCCGAGAACAACGGTTCGATCCGAGCGCTGGAGGGCGTTGGCTTCGTCCAGACGGATGGGCCTCGTGAGGAACGCACACCGTCGGGGGAGTTGGCGACGGTGCTGGCGTTCGAGCGTTCCGTGGTCGAAGATCGCGCCTAG
- a CDS encoding AAA family ATPase, translating into MDLRIPSPTLVVLSGLPGVGKTTLARRLSREIDAVHVRVDTIEAALTASGMVDKAGGWSAVPDAGYRVAYALTLDHLAAGHSVVADSVNPLAITREAWARCAQPSGAALVNVEVICSDRALHRNRVEARTSDLDGLTVPTWQQVEDRTYEPWVTPVLRADTAAGVDQAVRVITSALRI; encoded by the coding sequence ATGGACTTGCGAATCCCCTCGCCGACGCTCGTCGTCCTGTCCGGCCTCCCGGGCGTGGGCAAGACCACGCTCGCGCGACGGCTCAGCCGTGAGATCGATGCCGTACACGTGCGGGTGGACACCATCGAGGCTGCGTTGACCGCATCCGGGATGGTCGACAAGGCCGGTGGATGGTCGGCGGTCCCCGATGCGGGCTACCGAGTCGCCTACGCGCTCACGCTCGACCATCTCGCCGCAGGGCACAGTGTCGTCGCCGACAGCGTCAATCCGCTCGCGATCACCAGGGAGGCATGGGCGAGGTGCGCACAGCCCAGCGGAGCCGCACTCGTCAATGTCGAAGTGATCTGCAGCGATCGCGCACTCCACCGGAACCGGGTCGAAGCTCGCACATCCGACCTCGACGGACTGACAGTGCCGACCTGGCAACAGGTCGAGGACCGAACGTACGAGCCCTGGGTCACGCCGGTGCTTCGCGCCGACACCGCAGCAGGTGTCGATCAAGCAGTCCGGGTGATCACATCCGCTCTCCGGATTTGA
- a CDS encoding class I SAM-dependent methyltransferase has product MSFDVPPDAYTRFMGRYAEPLAKVFVEFSGVGAGDEVLDVGCGPGALTAHLLSVGADVAAIDPSPPFVDAVRAGYPDVDVRQGVAEELPYDADSFDAALAQLVVHFMPDPVAGIGQMARVTRSGGVVAACVWDGPTGALAPFWDAVHLIDPEAEDEALLSGAHRGHLTEIFEAAGLRAVAERPIAVDVVHPTFEEWWEPYTFGVGPAGDHVRRLDDDGRARLASVAREQLGAGPFTVTATAWAARGTV; this is encoded by the coding sequence GTGAGCTTCGACGTCCCGCCGGACGCCTACACACGCTTCATGGGCAGGTACGCCGAGCCCCTGGCGAAGGTTTTCGTGGAGTTCTCCGGGGTGGGCGCGGGCGACGAGGTGCTCGACGTGGGGTGCGGGCCGGGTGCATTGACGGCGCACCTGCTGTCGGTAGGAGCCGACGTTGCGGCGATCGATCCCTCCCCGCCGTTCGTCGACGCCGTCCGCGCAGGCTATCCGGATGTCGACGTGCGTCAGGGCGTGGCCGAGGAATTGCCCTATGACGCAGATAGTTTCGATGCGGCCCTCGCCCAACTGGTGGTGCACTTCATGCCGGATCCGGTGGCCGGGATCGGGCAGATGGCACGCGTCACGCGATCCGGGGGCGTCGTCGCGGCGTGCGTGTGGGACGGGCCGACCGGCGCACTGGCACCGTTCTGGGATGCCGTCCACCTCATCGACCCCGAGGCCGAGGATGAAGCGCTGCTGTCCGGTGCCCACCGGGGCCACTTGACCGAGATCTTCGAGGCGGCCGGCCTGCGCGCGGTGGCAGAGCGTCCGATCGCGGTCGATGTCGTGCACCCGACATTCGAGGAGTGGTGGGAACCGTACACATTCGGCGTCGGCCCCGCCGGCGACCATGTGCGCCGACTCGACGACGACGGCCGGGCACGGCTGGCATCGGTGGCTCGCGAACAGCTGGGGGCCGGGCCTTTCACCGTCACCGCAACCGCCTGGGCCGCACGGGGAACGGTCTGA
- a CDS encoding VOC family protein, whose product MASRWSGVTIDCVDPVRLSTFWATLLGIPVSSEHGGDPAWATVGSRAGQFPRLTFQRVAEPKAGKVRIHLDVEVDDIDAGRHQVEELGGRFSGFRHDYDEGVVLNMLDPEGHEFCLVQYFDRAAPRR is encoded by the coding sequence ATGGCCAGCCGTTGGTCCGGAGTAACCATCGATTGCGTCGATCCCGTTCGGCTGTCGACCTTTTGGGCGACCCTGCTCGGCATTCCAGTGTCGAGTGAACACGGAGGTGATCCGGCCTGGGCGACTGTGGGCTCACGCGCGGGACAGTTTCCCCGCCTCACCTTCCAGCGCGTAGCCGAACCGAAAGCCGGAAAGGTACGCATCCACCTGGACGTCGAGGTCGATGACATCGACGCCGGGCGTCACCAGGTCGAGGAACTGGGTGGACGCTTTTCCGGCTTCCGGCATGACTACGACGAAGGGGTGGTGCTGAACATGCTGGATCCCGAGGGGCATGAGTTCTGCCTGGTGCAGTATTTCGACAGGGCCGCCCCTAGACGTTGA
- the ychF gene encoding redox-regulated ATPase YchF — protein MSLNLGIVGLPNVGKSTLFNALTRNDVLAANYPFATIEPNEGVVPLPDPRLDKLAEIFGSEKTVPAPVTFVDIAGIVKGASEGAGLGNKFLANIRECDAICQVVRVFADDDVVHVDGRVDPRSDIEVIETELILADMQTLEKAVPRLEKEARNNKERKPILEAAIAAQAVFDDGKTLFSTGKDWSILRELNLMTTKPFLYVFNADESVLTDEAKQAELRALVAPADAVFLDAKIESELIELDDESAQELLESIGQTERGLDALARAGFHTLRLQTYLTAGPKESRAWTIHQGDTAPKAAGVIHTDFEKGFIKAEVVSFNDLVEAGSMAAAKAAGKVRMEGKDYVMADGDVVEFRFNV, from the coding sequence GTGAGCCTGAACCTGGGAATCGTCGGTTTGCCGAACGTCGGAAAGTCGACTCTGTTCAATGCCCTGACGCGTAACGACGTGTTGGCGGCCAACTACCCGTTTGCGACCATCGAGCCCAACGAGGGCGTGGTGCCGTTGCCCGATCCCCGGCTCGACAAGCTCGCCGAGATCTTCGGCTCCGAGAAGACGGTGCCTGCGCCGGTGACGTTCGTCGACATCGCCGGAATCGTGAAAGGCGCGTCCGAAGGCGCCGGACTCGGCAACAAGTTCCTGGCCAACATCCGCGAGTGCGACGCCATCTGCCAGGTGGTGCGGGTGTTCGCCGACGACGACGTGGTCCACGTCGACGGGCGGGTGGACCCGCGCTCGGACATCGAGGTGATCGAGACCGAGCTGATCCTGGCCGACATGCAGACGCTGGAAAAGGCGGTGCCGCGCCTGGAGAAGGAAGCCCGCAACAACAAGGAGCGCAAGCCGATCCTGGAGGCGGCGATCGCGGCCCAGGCGGTGTTCGACGACGGCAAGACGCTCTTCTCGACGGGCAAGGACTGGTCGATCCTGCGTGAGCTGAACCTGATGACCACCAAGCCGTTCCTGTACGTGTTCAACGCCGACGAGTCGGTGCTCACCGATGAGGCCAAGCAGGCCGAGTTGCGGGCGCTGGTGGCCCCGGCCGACGCGGTGTTCCTGGATGCCAAGATCGAATCGGAGTTGATCGAGCTCGACGACGAGTCGGCCCAAGAGCTGCTGGAGTCGATCGGACAGACCGAGCGTGGCCTGGATGCGCTGGCCCGCGCCGGCTTCCACACCTTGCGACTGCAGACCTATCTGACCGCCGGGCCGAAGGAATCTCGCGCCTGGACCATCCACCAAGGCGACACCGCCCCCAAGGCAGCCGGCGTGATCCACACCGACTTCGAGAAGGGCTTCATCAAGGCCGAGGTGGTCTCGTTCAACGATCTGGTGGAGGCAGGCTCGATGGCCGCCGCCAAGGCCGCCGGCAAGGTCCGGATGGAAGGCAAGGACTACGTGATGGCCGACGGGGATGTCGTCGAGTTCCGCTTCAACGTGTAA
- a CDS encoding DUF6542 domain-containing protein: MHPRFAGVPWWGAVLIAVTATAIGFAFDAGSGNRELSSVFAVCYSLGCLAAVLAVQQAGLFTAVIQPPLILFVAVPGSYFLFHGGQLQGVKDLAINCGYPLIERFPLMLFLSAAVLLIGLGRWYVGLTSQRGADTSDSTDASTAAKAAKATPAAGIVAAVTTKLSGLVLRKPATASSRRDKSAAREPGAEPPPRRRPSERPPRRRPAGADAAAAAGAGTGRSRGERRPTKRSAPPRPRPGRVADGDLGSELDAAMPERPRRPRPPRSAEPGAGEPRRRVRTQPREPRKQPPPERRDGAPRERQPRPRRRFDDYQPFEDSFEAPSNGSGRSTHHPVSRVRYRGTEDEDHRVEHRTRPRSAARGRHSWDPDD; this comes from the coding sequence GTGCACCCGCGATTCGCCGGTGTGCCGTGGTGGGGTGCCGTGCTGATCGCCGTCACGGCTACCGCGATCGGCTTTGCTTTCGACGCCGGTTCCGGCAATCGCGAGCTCAGCTCGGTCTTCGCGGTCTGTTACTCACTGGGTTGTCTGGCCGCGGTCCTGGCGGTTCAGCAAGCCGGGTTGTTCACCGCGGTGATCCAACCGCCGTTGATCCTGTTCGTCGCGGTTCCGGGCTCCTATTTCCTGTTCCACGGCGGCCAGCTCCAAGGTGTGAAAGACCTGGCCATCAACTGTGGTTATCCGCTGATCGAGCGTTTCCCACTCATGCTGTTCCTGTCGGCGGCCGTGCTGCTGATCGGCCTGGGCCGGTGGTACGTCGGCCTGACGTCGCAACGCGGCGCCGACACGTCCGATTCGACCGATGCGTCCACTGCCGCCAAAGCCGCGAAGGCCACGCCCGCCGCGGGGATTGTGGCAGCTGTCACAACAAAACTTTCCGGTCTGGTTCTCCGCAAACCTGCCACCGCGTCGTCGCGCCGGGACAAGTCCGCTGCGCGGGAACCGGGAGCAGAGCCCCCGCCGCGCCGCCGCCCATCCGAACGGCCCCCGCGGCGACGCCCCGCCGGCGCAGACGCCGCAGCGGCCGCCGGAGCCGGTACGGGTCGGTCCCGGGGCGAACGCAGACCGACCAAACGTTCCGCGCCTCCCCGGCCCCGTCCCGGCCGGGTGGCCGACGGCGATCTGGGCAGCGAACTCGACGCCGCGATGCCCGAGCGGCCGCGCCGGCCCAGGCCTCCGCGCTCGGCCGAGCCGGGAGCCGGTGAGCCACGCCGCCGGGTGCGCACCCAGCCGCGTGAACCCCGCAAGCAGCCACCGCCGGAGCGGCGGGACGGCGCGCCGCGCGAGCGGCAGCCACGTCCGCGGCGCCGGTTCGACGACTATCAGCCGTTCGAGGATTCGTTCGAGGCGCCTTCCAACGGTTCCGGGCGCTCGACCCACCATCCGGTGTCGCGCGTGCGTTACCGGGGCACTGAGGACGAGGACCACCGGGTGGAGCACCGGACGCGGCCGCGGTCAGCCGCGAGGGGTCGTCACTCCTGGGACCCCGACGACTGA
- a CDS encoding 4-hydroxy-3-methylbut-2-enyl diphosphate reductase, with protein MPSTINMGIPGATSSVRSGGGSQAFGKRVLLAEPRGYCAGVDRAVETVERALEKHGAPVYVRHEIVHNKHVVETLAKAGAVFVDETDEVPEGAIVVFSAHGVAPTVHETAAERSLQVIDATCPLVTKVHNEAKRFARDDFDILLIGHEGHEEVVGTAGEAPDHVQVVDNPDAVDKVTVRDPNKVIWLSQTTLSVDETMETVRRLREKFPTLQDPPSDDICYATQNRQVAVKAMAPECELVIVVGSRNSSNSVRLVEVALGAGSQASHLVDYAEDIDPSWLEGVTTVGVTSGASVPEVLVRGVLERLAEYGYGTVQPVTTANETLVFALPREIRPPRA; from the coding sequence ATGCCGTCGACAATCAACATGGGTATCCCGGGTGCCACCAGCTCGGTGAGGTCAGGCGGCGGTTCGCAAGCCTTTGGCAAGCGAGTCCTGCTGGCAGAACCCCGCGGGTACTGCGCCGGGGTCGACCGCGCCGTCGAGACGGTGGAACGCGCCCTGGAGAAGCATGGCGCCCCCGTCTACGTGCGCCACGAGATCGTCCACAACAAGCACGTGGTGGAGACGCTGGCCAAGGCCGGCGCGGTGTTCGTCGACGAGACCGACGAGGTGCCCGAAGGGGCCATCGTGGTGTTCTCGGCGCACGGCGTCGCCCCGACCGTGCATGAAACCGCTGCCGAGCGCAGCCTTCAGGTCATCGACGCCACCTGCCCGCTGGTCACCAAGGTGCACAACGAGGCCAAGCGGTTCGCCCGCGACGATTTCGACATCCTGCTGATCGGCCACGAAGGCCACGAAGAGGTCGTCGGTACCGCCGGTGAGGCACCCGACCACGTCCAGGTTGTCGACAATCCGGACGCGGTGGACAAGGTCACCGTGCGTGACCCGAACAAGGTCATCTGGCTGTCGCAGACCACGCTGAGCGTCGACGAGACCATGGAGACGGTGCGCCGGCTCCGTGAGAAGTTCCCGACGCTGCAGGATCCGCCGAGCGACGACATCTGCTACGCCACGCAGAACCGTCAGGTTGCCGTCAAGGCGATGGCTCCCGAGTGCGAGCTGGTGATCGTCGTCGGCTCGCGCAACTCGTCGAACTCGGTGCGACTGGTCGAGGTGGCCCTCGGCGCCGGGTCGCAGGCATCGCATCTGGTGGATTACGCCGAGGACATTGACCCGTCCTGGCTGGAGGGCGTCACCACCGTGGGCGTCACCTCCGGGGCGTCGGTGCCCGAGGTGCTGGTGCGCGGTGTGCTGGAGCGGCTCGCCGAGTACGGCTACGGGACCGTCCAGCCGGTGACCACCGCCAACGAGACGTTGGTGTTCGCCCTTCCGCGGGAGATCCGCCCGCCGCGCGCCTGA